The nucleotide window CAAAGAGGCCGTCACCGAGCGCGCGATCGGAGCCCAGCCCCTCGGCGCGAAGGACCCCCCAGCCGACGAGGATCACGCCCGAGAGGGCAAGCGCCGCGCCGGCCGCCTCGGCCCCCGTGGGCCGGTGGCCCAGCGCCGGCCACGCAAGCAGCATGCCAAAGACGCCCGCAAGCGCAGGCGTCACGATGGCGCCGTCGCTTGCCGGGGCGAAGCGTACGCCGTTCAGAAAAAGAACCGTGTATCCCACGATGCCCGTCCCGGCCATGGCCAGAAGCAGCAGGACCTCCCGCCGCGTGGGACGGAAGTCCCGGCCGCGGTCGAGGAGGTACCAGGCCGGCAGGAGCGCCACGGCCGCAATCGCAAACCGCCCGACCGTCGCCGCAAGCGGAGAAACCTCGTGCGCGGCGGCCCGGGCCACGATCCACGCGCCGCTCCAGCCAAGCGACGTGACGAGGAGGAGAAGGTAGCCCGAGGCGGCGGGAGCCACGGGCCCGCAGCGGCGCGCGCGCGATTAACGCTTCGGTCGCGCGGAAGCAACCCGCCGCTTGGCGCGCGCGTCCAGGTAGCGCCGTCGCGTGGCCGCGGGGAGCTTCTCGATCGCGTACCGCAGCATGGTGCGAGGCATGCTCGCCGCGTGCCGGT belongs to Candidatus Thermoplasmatota archaeon and includes:
- a CDS encoding DMT family transporter — its product is MAPAASGYLLLLVTSLGWSGAWIVARAAAHEVSPLAATVGRFAIAAVALLPAWYLLDRGRDFRPTRREVLLLLAMAGTGIVGYTVLFLNGVRFAPASDGAIVTPALAGVFGMLLAWPALGHRPTGAEAAGAALALSGVILVGWGVLRAEGLGSDRALGDGLFVLAAGAWGVYTVLGRRASDRIPAVTGILAASALGALLFAPVVLAIEGPAVFAGWSALAWANVLYLGVGATAVAFVTFYLGVQRVGVARAAPFFGLVPVFAVLQAAWILGEELTLLHAAGGALVVAGIALPPLLARRASRRAASRLAGPAGPGP